In a single window of the Bacteroidota bacterium genome:
- a CDS encoding NAD-dependent epimerase/dehydratase family protein has translation MKESVLVIGAKGQIGSELVEELRRIYGDSNVIATDIKMPSEGFLDSGPFYQLDVLDFVKVSEIIRKHNVKQVYLLAALLSATAEQKVKSAWRLNMEGLLGTLELAREEKFKLFWPSSIAVFGPNTPRVNTPQFTVTEPSTVYGISKLAGERWCEYYFQKFNVDVRSIRYPGLIGYKSEPGGGTTDYAVHIFHEAIKNKTYECFLSENTELPMMYMHDALRATIGLMDAPAEQVKIRSSYNVSAISFTPKQLAAEIRKHIPDFTITYKPDVRQQYADSWPKSIDDAEARKDWNWKPEFDLSSMTEDMLQHIQAMVQHH, from the coding sequence TTAGTAATAGGTGCAAAAGGGCAGATCGGTTCAGAGTTGGTGGAAGAACTTCGAAGGATCTATGGCGATTCAAATGTGATCGCTACAGATATCAAAATGCCTTCGGAAGGTTTTCTGGATAGTGGTCCTTTTTATCAGCTCGATGTTCTGGACTTTGTGAAAGTTTCGGAGATCATCCGCAAGCACAATGTAAAACAGGTTTATCTGCTTGCAGCATTGCTGAGTGCTACAGCTGAACAAAAAGTGAAGTCAGCGTGGCGACTGAATATGGAAGGTTTGTTAGGAACACTTGAACTTGCCCGCGAAGAAAAATTCAAATTGTTCTGGCCAAGTTCAATTGCTGTCTTTGGTCCCAATACACCAAGAGTCAATACACCACAGTTTACGGTGACTGAGCCATCTACAGTTTACGGAATCAGTAAACTCGCCGGCGAACGTTGGTGTGAATATTATTTCCAGAAATTCAATGTTGATGTTCGTTCAATCCGTTATCCGGGCTTGATCGGTTATAAATCGGAGCCGGGCGGTGGAACTACAGATTACGCAGTACATATTTTTCATGAAGCTATCAAGAATAAAACGTATGAATGTTTCTTGTCAGAGAATACTGAACTCCCGATGATGTACATGCATGATGCATTGCGCGCAACGATTGGATTAATGGATGCGCCGGCAGAGCAGGTAAAGATCCGTTCTTCTTATAATGTGAGTGCGATCAGTTTTACTCCGAAACAACTTGCCGCTGAGATCAGAAAACATATTCCTGATTTTACCATTACCTATAAGCCTGATGTCAGACAACAATACGCTGACTCATGGCCGAAAAGTATTGATGATGCAGAAGCAAGAAAAGACTGGAACTGGAAACCTGAATTCGATCTTTCATCAATGACAGAGGATATGCTTCAGCATATTCAGGCGATGGTGCAGCATCATTGA
- a CDS encoding ORF6N domain-containing protein, producing MEKIKDEFIANQIITLRGKKVMIDSDLAKLYGVSTKRLNEQVKRNLKRFPEDFMFRISKEEKNQIILQFVHLNNLKFSSVLPMVFTEHGAVMLASIINSERAIETNIQIVRVFTNIRQMLFDNSELRYEIEKIKKKVDNHSKNIELVFQYLDELLEKKVKPRRLIGFKIPKRN from the coding sequence ATGGAGAAAATCAAAGACGAATTTATCGCTAATCAAATTATTACTTTAAGAGGTAAAAAAGTAATGATAGATTCAGATTTAGCTAAACTATATGGAGTGAGCACAAAACGCTTAAATGAACAAGTAAAACGAAATTTAAAACGGTTTCCGGAAGATTTCATGTTTCGAATATCCAAGGAAGAGAAAAATCAAATAATTCTACAATTTGTCCATTTAAATAATCTGAAATTTTCATCAGTGCTTCCAATGGTTTTTACAGAACATGGTGCTGTAATGCTGGCAAGCATAATAAACAGTGAAAGAGCTATAGAAACTAATATTCAAATTGTACGTGTGTTTACAAATATTAGACAAATGCTTTTTGATAATTCTGAGTTAAGATATGAAATTGAAAAAATAAAAAAGAAAGTCGATAATCATAGTAAAAACATTGAACTTGTTTTTCAATACCTTGATGAATTATTAGAAAAAAAAGTAAAACCTCGAAGGTTAATTGGATTTAAAATTCCCAAGAGAAATTAA
- the asnS gene encoding asparagine--tRNA ligase, which yields MKKLRVIDLLQSTDYNTTTEIKGWVRTKRGNKQVAFIAVNDGSTINNIQLVVDLSNFSEETLKPITTGACIHAKGLLVQSQGQGQTVEIQVSELILLGGADDTFPLQKKGHTLEFLREVAHLRPRTNTFGAVLRIRHNMAFAINKYFNDRGFFYLHTPIITGSDAEGAGEMFRVTTLDPVNPPKNEDGTVNFKEDFFGKSTNLTVSGQLEGELGAMAFGRIYTFGPTFRAENSNTPRHLAEFWMIEPEMAFYDIADNMDLAEDFLKYLIQYALDNCKDDLEFLNTMYDKELVARLQSVVANPFERLTYTAAVEVLKSAKKKFEFPVEWGTDLQKEHENYLVEHFNRPVILTDYPKDIKSFYMKLNEDGKTVRAMDILFPWIGEIIGGSQREENYDKLVERMRTMHVPVEEMWWYLDTRKFGACEHSGFGLGFERLILFVTGMTNIRDVIPFPRAPKNAEF from the coding sequence ATGAAAAAGCTCAGAGTCATTGATCTGCTCCAATCGACAGATTACAACACCACTACAGAAATCAAAGGTTGGGTACGTACCAAACGCGGAAATAAACAAGTTGCTTTTATTGCTGTCAATGACGGCTCAACGATAAATAATATTCAGCTGGTTGTTGATCTTTCGAATTTTTCGGAAGAAACACTGAAGCCTATAACTACCGGTGCTTGTATTCATGCGAAAGGACTTTTGGTGCAGTCGCAAGGACAAGGACAAACAGTAGAGATCCAGGTTTCGGAACTCATTTTACTTGGTGGTGCCGATGATACTTTTCCGTTACAGAAAAAAGGTCATACGTTGGAATTCCTCCGCGAAGTAGCACATCTTCGTCCAAGGACAAATACTTTCGGTGCTGTACTTCGCATTCGTCATAACATGGCTTTTGCCATCAACAAATATTTCAACGACCGCGGATTCTTTTATCTGCATACGCCGATCATCACAGGTTCTGATGCTGAAGGTGCAGGAGAAATGTTTCGTGTAACTACTCTTGATCCGGTGAACCCGCCGAAAAATGAAGATGGTACAGTAAACTTCAAAGAAGATTTTTTCGGTAAGTCGACGAATTTAACTGTGAGTGGACAGTTGGAAGGTGAACTAGGTGCAATGGCATTTGGTCGCATCTATACTTTCGGTCCGACATTCCGTGCAGAGAATTCAAACACTCCACGACACTTAGCAGAGTTCTGGATGATCGAACCTGAGATGGCATTCTATGATATCGCAGACAACATGGATCTTGCAGAAGATTTTTTAAAGTATCTTATTCAATATGCTCTCGATAATTGCAAAGACGATCTGGAGTTTTTGAATACGATGTATGATAAAGAACTTGTCGCTCGTTTGCAATCGGTTGTTGCAAATCCATTTGAACGATTAACATACACTGCAGCAGTTGAAGTTCTGAAATCAGCAAAAAAGAAATTCGAATTCCCTGTTGAATGGGGAACTGATCTTCAGAAAGAACATGAAAATTATTTAGTAGAACATTTCAACCGTCCTGTAATTCTTACTGATTATCCGAAAGACATCAAATCATTCTACATGAAACTGAATGAAGATGGTAAAACAGTTCGTGCAATGGATATTCTTTTCCCATGGATCGGCGAGATTATCGGTGGATCGCAGCGTGAAGAAAATTATGACAAACTTGTTGAGCGTATGCGTACCATGCATGTTCCTGTAGAAGAGATGTGGTGGTATTTAGATACCCGTAAATTCGGTGCTTGCGAGCATTCAGGATTCGGATTAGGCTTTGAACGTTTGATTCTTTTTGTGACGGGGATGACGAATATACGGGATGTGATTCCGTTTCCGAGGGCGCCGAAGAATGCGGAGTTCTGA
- a CDS encoding T9SS type A sorting domain-containing protein, translating to MKKYILLFSVFFTFHIHELFAQNCTGDSVVITTRYDDAYDLLTRIVTDSFDINTGIQTQCTSAIDQMGNIGPATCTTQTFIRFYLERNHNMDTLVFVRMQGTGSGFTNFKKTEYIYQPVIDKPLTRIEYLWNGVNWIPKFSETWNYDINNNLSGYLKQIDKGSGLENVQRRTYAIANGIATELLFQNDSMGSWINQQKYLITHSISGERDSLYIQFWNQYNSNWFDSIACNYQIQPINNELGVEITWASATYDSEFGAWYYDTLISIIDTSDNIIFQEHPGLYQNSHQQYKYYNYTQLIKSDVSDDYGCISNDSYFYDNHGVLTGTYYHGACSMPSSSGSSFSYDSLYRLTGYSGNISSNIGTYIIHDEIYYSDFNQIGLSYLDPMQYAGHLCPGNTVNTVPLVSGGCGPYHFQWYPATGLSSDTLSNPEITIPEDSIAYNVSVSDSIGNSTSITFYVYPFTPDIPVISYQAPLLVSSYARDYQWYYNGTMLINDTNQSLLPINDGIYTVVTHDFFGCLSDTGEFIYIHTSTGEVNNNRLQVFPNPANNEIILDGLYAKSEIFMCDITGKIIERYSEKNIANGRMKISCAELSDGIYFLRILSDKIRTDRKIIVQH from the coding sequence ATGAAAAAATATATTTTACTCTTTTCCGTATTCTTTACTTTTCATATTCATGAACTATTTGCTCAAAATTGCACCGGCGATTCGGTAGTAATAACAACCAGGTATGATGATGCTTATGATCTTCTAACAAGAATTGTTACTGATTCATTTGATATCAATACTGGAATTCAAACACAATGTACTTCTGCAATTGACCAAATGGGAAATATCGGTCCGGCTACGTGTACAACACAAACTTTTATCCGTTTTTATCTGGAAAGAAATCATAACATGGACACCTTAGTTTTTGTTAGAATGCAGGGAACTGGATCCGGGTTTACTAATTTTAAAAAAACCGAATATATCTATCAGCCAGTAATCGACAAACCTTTAACTAGAATTGAATATCTCTGGAACGGAGTTAATTGGATTCCAAAATTTAGCGAGACTTGGAATTATGATATTAATAATAATTTATCAGGCTATTTAAAACAAATTGACAAAGGTTCAGGTCTTGAAAATGTACAGCGAAGAACATATGCCATAGCAAATGGAATAGCCACGGAGTTATTATTTCAAAATGATTCTATGGGAAGCTGGATAAATCAACAAAAGTATCTGATCACGCATTCAATTTCCGGAGAACGTGACTCACTTTATATCCAATTTTGGAATCAATATAATAGTAATTGGTTTGATAGTATTGCCTGCAATTATCAAATTCAACCAATCAACAATGAACTTGGTGTTGAAATAACCTGGGCAAGTGCTACTTACGACTCGGAATTTGGCGCATGGTATTATGATACGCTAATTTCAATAATTGACACATCCGACAATATCATTTTTCAGGAACACCCGGGACTTTATCAAAACAGCCACCAACAATATAAGTATTACAATTATACTCAACTTATAAAATCTGATGTTTCAGATGACTATGGATGTATAAGTAATGACTCATACTTTTACGACAACCATGGTGTTCTAACCGGAACATATTATCATGGGGCATGTTCAATGCCATCATCCTCCGGATCTAGCTTTAGTTATGACAGTTTATACAGACTGACAGGATATTCTGGAAATATTAGTTCAAATATTGGCACTTATATAATTCATGACGAAATATATTATTCCGACTTCAATCAAATTGGTTTATCATATTTGGATCCTATGCAATATGCCGGGCATTTATGTCCAGGAAATACAGTTAATACTGTACCCTTAGTTTCAGGTGGATGTGGACCATATCATTTTCAATGGTATCCAGCTACTGGCTTGAGTTCAGATACATTAAGTAATCCGGAAATTACTATTCCGGAAGATTCAATAGCATATAATGTATCAGTAAGTGATTCTATTGGGAATAGTACTTCAATTACATTTTACGTTTATCCATTTACACCGGATATTCCTGTGATTTCATATCAAGCTCCGCTACTTGTTTCATCGTACGCAAGAGATTATCAATGGTATTACAATGGGACAATGCTGATTAACGATACCAATCAAAGCCTACTCCCCATTAACGACGGAATCTATACTGTTGTCACGCATGATTTCTTCGGCTGTCTATCCGATACCGGTGAATTCATTTATATTCATACAAGTACAGGTGAGGTAAATAATAATAGACTACAAGTTTTTCCTAATCCGGCAAATAATGAAATCATTTTAGATGGGCTTTATGCGAAGTCAGAAATTTTCATGTGCGACATTACCGGAAAAATTATTGAAAGATATTCTGAAAAAAATATTGCAAATGGAAGAATGAAAATCAGTTGCGCTGAACTTTCAGATGGAATTTATTTTTTAAGAATACTTAGCGATAAAATTCGGACCGATAGAAAAATAATAGTGCAACATTAA